The sequence TGACGGCTAGGATTTCATCACCCAGATTCTCCACTTTGATGTTGACCTTTTGTCCTGATTATCTCAgtaaatacatatttttataatttaaattttaggatAAAATTAgaactaaaaatttaattaataataactgaaaattgaaatttatggtaggaaaatttaaaaatattgaattaacaTTTGGTTCATTGAATGGATAATTCTTAATTTTGTGCTTAAGATGTAAAGCATTAATGGTTAATTATATTCTTATTAAGTCAGTAAATAATGTAAATTAAGTATTTATTGGTAACATTGAATTTGTTAAACTGGTTTTAATGAGTTTaaacaatttccaaaattaAGTTTTACCATTTTGAATTCTCTATATCTTTTAGAATTTGAATGTCAACATCATTCGATTTTATCTCTTTATAAGTCATGttttgaaataatattatttaattgtataaagatgatcatttattataaaaatttaaaaattagatattCTTGCCTATCTTGGTAgtctaaacaaataaaaaaaaaattcaaaagaaaaagatataaCTACATGTTTAGATATTTGATCTTTAATACTTTATAAGCAACTAGATAACCCACACATGTATTTATCCCTTTTAATAATTCgagttaaaattattaataaaaatatatttatagtctcaaatatattattaaaaaaataatgatattgaaattatcttaatttttttcataaattattttttttatataataatttattgttaaCTACTAGAACCGGAAGAGAGCatgcgcatatatatatatatatatatatatataaagttataaacacACGTAAAAATCTCTAAATTCAAAAGTATacatgagaaagaagaaaacacCTATGAGTAAATTTCAGACTTTTACAAggtgatatttaaaaaaaaaaaaaacttttattggGCTTGGCAAAACAATTTAGAAGAAGCTCTTTTGAGTTTTGACCCAATGGGCTGGATCCAATGGATCTCATATGTGTTAGCCTATATTCCTCATCCTTctccaaaataaatgaataaacaaataaaggaaGTTTTTGGAATTGTTTTTATCTAATTAGCGTGTTTTGGTTTAACTAATATTAATTGAAAtagatattattaatataattatttattaaaactaagGCATTGATAACGACTAATAGAATgtttaatattgattttattaaacatTGTAGGGCTCCATGCGATGAAATTAAATatgctaaaattatttatatggttCTCGCATGGTTTTCTACAATTAAGGACCCACAGTTTCAACACTTTTCCCTCAGACTCTATTCAAAAACTCAAGCGCGCTCTTGTTTTTCTAGGTACATGTCCGACTGAGCATAACAACACCTCGGAATCACCGCCTCAGGAGTAATTCACCTCCTGTTCTCTGGCAACAGATGAAGACCTTTGTCTCATCATGTTGTACTTTGTCTTCTCAACTgtgttttttgttcttttgtgttaatgtttcttttggtttcttagtttattttgttgttagAAGTTTATTGCTTCTAGTGATAGTTCTCTAACCTGGTggttgttgtttcttttattttcaattgttattttgctctatattttctgtttccgtttcattttttaataaagttgtgatttatttatttttattaaaaataataaaataaataaatgaatatgcATTTGAGCCgattttttgagtttttgtttatatggCTAGATGGGGGTGCATGTACATATATTTTCATCATGGGTGtagttttaagaaaaataaaaaagctgaagttaatattaaaaaaaaagccacacAATCgattgaaaacaataaaagcaaGAGAAATGATACTTTTTGTTTTCTAAAACGGTTTATCAAATGTATGCAACTTTTAACAATTCAATATTTACCGACTGTACAGTTAATTTAATCATCtgaatataaattaaagtttttcattTCTGTAGTAATATAAATcacttaaaatttattattcatttggagagaaaaaaaaaggtaagaTAAGATCAAATTAGTACAATACATTACATCAAACAAGAAAGCAACTGATATGATACTTTTGACACATTTGAGAAAGAAATTAAtactctatttattttatttttgtttttatgaataatagaTTATCAAATGTGCAAAATACACCCAACaaccatgatttttttttccaacaaaaatTTAATGTACTTCGTTACCAAAATGATCACTAGACTAATCTggaacaataaattaataaagtaaagaaaataagtaaatagaaaataatatataataagatcAATGATTGAATCCCAGTTGTACATCACCATTACCTTCTTAATTAGAGCCACCACCATGTCTTGTACGCAAGCCATGAAATGAACCACAAAGCTTGACCATGATAAGTTTTgcatttaaaacaattaaagtgACATACAACTAatctattctttttctttcaatcaaaaccacaattaCTTGCAAACTCATGCATCATTCATCCAATCACTTATTgccattaaaaacaaagaaatcataaaGCAATGCAAACTCTTCACTATAAATACCAACTTGAAGCTCTAATGttaaactagaaaaaaaaaaaatggcaatgGGTCTGAACTGGTTCATAAGAGCAGTAGTGACTCAAATAGTAGGCCAAACAGATGACAGCAGTACAGGAGAAGTGAAGATAGAGAGTGTGAAAATGAGTACTAAAGATGGAGGAGAGAAATGCTCATCAGGGTTTCAGATGCCATTGCACTATCCAAGGTACAAGAAGGAGGATTACATGAAGATGGAGGAGTGGAAGGTGGACTTGTTGTTGAAGGAGTATGGTTTGTCCTTTTATGGTTCTATGGAGGAGAAGAGAAACTATGCTATGGGGACCTTCTTGTGGCCTAGCCAACTCTAGATACATAATTACTACTACTCCCCCATTAACATGCATATGAGATATCTATGTAAGTCTTAATTATATGTCTATGCATGTATTTCTTATAAGAGAGTGAGAGTGGTGATGAtgttcatgatatatatatatattatgtgtgtgtgtgtgtgtgtgtgtggttatggttaatgtttaaaatgaaataaattttggttttgttgacTATAGTCTACTTATACTCGTATATATTGAATCACTAAACTGTTattataaagagaaaaagactaatatatatatagagcaaGGTTGATGTTATTTTTGGTACATGAAGACAGAAAAACTTTAATTGAATTACAAGTACAAGTTGTTAAACAAgtggttaattaattaattatgagtaAAAAGTCCATGTTGCTCTTCTCTAACATTAGCCTTGTGCTCCTTGCATGTCAGAGGATCAAGTTTTGGTTGGTTTTCTTGCAAACAGTTTTATCTCAAGAAGACCATGCAGAAATGATCAAGAAGATCAGTGGCTAGTATACTGAGTTGAGCCTTTGGAGTTGATTgttaatgatgaagatgaagacacacatacatatatatatatatatattacatggaTGATGTTGTTGAGTTGGAACTGATGTATATATGGACACAGATGAGCTGAGTAGAAGGTTTGAGAAGTTTATGAGGGAGAGGATGAAGAGAAGCCTTGCAACTTGTAATGGTTTGCTAATTAAAGAATTATGAAGAAGTAGGAGAAGAAGAAACAGAAGGAATGAAGAATTAGCTAGCTAGAGTGAAACTTTGAAGAAGTCTTAATTTGCTTAGTCAGCTATGTATCTCATTTttcatgttaattaattatggtATCCATCtttttcaacaaataaaaaaaaaaaaaactcctacTGCAACAATAGCCGAATTCTTAAGGTACTTGATTTTCATGCAGAAAATCTATGAATTCCAACAACTTGCAGGTCAAAGtatcattaaatttatttgtttatatatattcaaaaaagaGATTG comes from Dioscorea cayenensis subsp. rotundata cultivar TDr96_F1 chromosome 15, TDr96_F1_v2_PseudoChromosome.rev07_lg8_w22 25.fasta, whole genome shotgun sequence and encodes:
- the LOC120276980 gene encoding uncharacterized protein LOC120276980, whose amino-acid sequence is MAMGLNWFIRAVVTQIVGQTDDSSTGEVKIESVKMSTKDGGEKCSSGFQMPLHYPRYKKEDYMKMEEWKVDLLLKEYGLSFYGSMEEKRNYAMGTFLWPSQL